A genomic stretch from Bradyrhizobium sp. 195 includes:
- a CDS encoding winged helix-turn-helix transcriptional regulator, translated as MVKRTSFEGDSCPVARALEAIGDWWSLLIIREALSGQRRFGEFQSKLGMAKNILSARLRALVDHGILATAPASDGSAYQEYVLTPKGRGTFPILVALRQWSEEFDDHPEEIATILVDRAKGRPVKKLEIRAEDGRLLSSADTTLKPRPAPRRRSA; from the coding sequence ATGGTGAAACGAACGAGCTTCGAAGGTGATTCCTGCCCGGTCGCACGGGCGCTGGAAGCGATCGGCGACTGGTGGTCGCTGCTGATCATCCGTGAGGCGCTGTCCGGGCAGCGCCGTTTCGGCGAATTTCAGAGCAAGCTCGGCATGGCCAAGAACATCCTGTCGGCGCGGCTGCGCGCGCTGGTCGATCACGGCATTCTGGCGACTGCCCCCGCCTCCGACGGCAGCGCTTATCAAGAATATGTGCTGACGCCAAAGGGCCGCGGCACCTTCCCGATCCTGGTGGCGCTGCGGCAATGGAGCGAGGAGTTCGACGACCATCCGGAGGAGATCGCGACCATCCTGGTCGATCGCGCCAAGGGCCGCCCGGTGAAGAAGCTCGAAATCCGCGCGGAGGACGGGCGGCTGCTCAGCTCCGCTGATACGACGTTGAAGCCGCGGCCGGCGCCGCGACGGCGATCGGCCTGA
- the topA gene encoding type I DNA topoisomerase, whose product MNIVIVESPAKAKTINKYLGSSYEVLASFGHVRDLPAKNGSVDPDANFKMIWEVDPKAAGRLNDIAKSLKNADRLILATDPDREGEAISWHVLEVLKEKRALKDQKIERVVFNAITKQAVSDAMKHPRQIDGALVDAYMARRALDYLVGFTLSPVLWRKLPGARSAGRVQSVALRLVCDRELEIEKFVAREYWSLIATLLTPRGDAFEARLVGADGKKIQRLDIGTGAEAEDFKKALETAAYAVTAVDAKPARRNPQAPFTTSTLQQEASRKYGFAPAHTMRIAQRLYEGIDIGGETTGLITYMRTDGVQIDPSAITQARKVIGEDYGNAYVPDAPRQYQTKAKNAQEAHEAIRPTDMSRRPDSMSRKLDADQARLYELIWKRTIASQMESAELERTTVDITAKAGSRTLELRATGQVVKFDGFLALYQEGRDDEEDEDSRRLPAMSPNDALKRQSLSVTQHFTEPPPRFSEASLVKRMEELGIGRPSTYASILQVLKDRGYVKLEKKRLHGEDKGRVVVAFLESFFSRYVEYDFTANLEEQLDRISNNEISWQQVLKDFWTGFIGAVDEIKDLRVAQVLDVLDEMLGQHIYPPRPDGGDIRQCPSCGNGRLNLKAGKFGAFVGCSNYPECRYTRQLAADGEATADRSLGQDPDTGRDVWVKAGRFGPYIQLGEQKDYEEGEKPKRAGIPKGTSPGDVELELALKLLSLPREIGKHPETGQPITAGLGRFGPFVKHEKTYASLESGDEVFDIGLNRAVTLIAEKVAKGPSRRFGADPGKAIGDHPTLGTVTVKSGRYGAYVTAGGVNATIPAEFEKDTVTLPQAIALIDERAAKGGGKAKNTKTAKKAAKPAKAKKATDKATEKATDGEDAAPKPKKPAAKKAAAKSKTESTSKARAAVSSTAKTSPTKAAAGKAPAKKSAGKT is encoded by the coding sequence ATGAATATCGTCATTGTGGAGTCGCCGGCGAAAGCCAAGACGATCAACAAATATCTGGGCTCGTCCTACGAGGTTCTGGCCTCGTTCGGCCATGTCCGCGACCTGCCCGCGAAGAATGGCTCCGTCGATCCCGACGCCAATTTCAAGATGATCTGGGAGGTCGACCCCAAGGCGGCCGGCCGGCTCAACGACATCGCCAAGTCCCTGAAGAACGCCGACCGCTTGATTCTCGCCACCGACCCTGATCGCGAGGGCGAGGCCATCTCCTGGCACGTGCTGGAGGTGCTGAAGGAAAAGCGCGCACTGAAGGACCAGAAGATCGAGCGGGTGGTGTTCAACGCCATCACCAAGCAGGCGGTCTCGGACGCGATGAAGCATCCGCGCCAGATCGACGGCGCGCTTGTCGACGCCTATATGGCGCGCCGCGCGCTCGACTATCTGGTCGGCTTCACCCTCTCCCCCGTGCTGTGGCGCAAGTTGCCGGGCGCCCGCTCCGCCGGCCGCGTGCAGTCGGTGGCGCTGCGCCTCGTCTGCGACCGCGAACTCGAGATCGAGAAGTTCGTCGCGCGTGAATATTGGTCGCTGATCGCGACCCTGCTGACCCCGCGCGGCGATGCGTTCGAGGCCCGCCTCGTCGGCGCCGACGGCAAGAAGATCCAGCGTCTCGACATCGGCACTGGCGCAGAAGCCGAGGATTTCAAGAAGGCGCTGGAGACGGCGGCCTACGCCGTCACGGCGGTCGACGCCAAGCCCGCGCGGCGCAATCCGCAGGCGCCCTTCACCACCTCGACGCTGCAGCAGGAAGCCAGCCGCAAATACGGCTTTGCGCCGGCGCACACGATGCGCATCGCCCAGCGCCTCTATGAAGGCATCGACATCGGCGGCGAGACCACCGGACTCATTACTTATATGCGTACCGACGGCGTGCAGATTGATCCGTCCGCGATCACGCAGGCGCGCAAGGTGATCGGCGAGGATTACGGCAACGCCTACGTGCCGGACGCCCCGCGCCAGTACCAGACCAAGGCCAAGAACGCGCAAGAAGCGCACGAAGCGATCCGCCCGACCGACATGTCCCGCCGCCCCGACAGCATGAGCCGCAAGCTCGATGCCGATCAGGCGCGTCTCTATGAGCTGATCTGGAAGCGCACCATCGCAAGCCAGATGGAATCCGCCGAGCTGGAGCGCACCACCGTCGACATCACGGCGAAGGCAGGCTCCCGCACGCTGGAGCTGCGTGCCACAGGCCAGGTCGTCAAGTTCGACGGCTTCCTCGCGCTCTACCAGGAAGGCCGTGACGACGAGGAAGACGAGGATTCGCGCCGCCTCCCCGCTATGAGCCCGAACGACGCGCTCAAGCGGCAGAGCCTGTCCGTCACCCAGCACTTCACCGAGCCGCCGCCGCGCTTCTCGGAGGCCTCGCTGGTCAAGCGCATGGAAGAGCTCGGCATCGGCCGGCCCTCGACCTATGCGTCGATCCTCCAGGTGCTGAAGGACCGCGGCTACGTCAAGCTGGAGAAGAAGCGCCTGCATGGCGAGGACAAGGGCCGCGTCGTGGTCGCGTTCCTCGAGAGCTTCTTCAGCCGCTACGTCGAATACGATTTCACCGCCAATCTGGAAGAGCAGCTCGACCGCATCTCCAACAATGAGATCTCCTGGCAGCAGGTGCTGAAGGATTTCTGGACCGGCTTCATCGGCGCCGTCGACGAGATCAAGGACCTGCGTGTGGCGCAGGTGCTCGACGTGCTGGACGAGATGCTCGGACAGCATATCTATCCGCCGCGGCCCGATGGGGGTGACATCAGGCAGTGCCCCAGCTGCGGCAATGGCCGTCTCAATCTGAAGGCCGGCAAGTTCGGCGCCTTCGTCGGCTGCTCGAACTATCCGGAGTGCCGCTACACCCGCCAGCTCGCCGCCGATGGCGAGGCGACTGCTGATCGTTCGCTCGGCCAGGACCCCGATACGGGTCGCGATGTCTGGGTCAAGGCCGGCCGGTTCGGCCCCTATATCCAGCTCGGCGAGCAGAAGGATTATGAGGAAGGCGAGAAGCCGAAGCGCGCAGGCATCCCGAAGGGCACCTCGCCCGGCGATGTCGAGCTTGAGCTCGCGCTGAAGCTCCTCTCCCTGCCGCGCGAAATTGGAAAACATCCGGAAACCGGCCAGCCCATCACCGCCGGCCTCGGCCGCTTCGGGCCGTTCGTGAAGCACGAGAAGACCTATGCCAGCCTGGAGAGCGGCGACGAGGTATTCGACATCGGCCTCAACCGCGCGGTGACGCTGATCGCGGAGAAGGTCGCCAAGGGCCCGAGCCGCCGCTTCGGCGCCGATCCCGGCAAGGCGATCGGCGATCATCCGACACTCGGCACCGTCACCGTGAAGAGCGGCCGCTACGGCGCCTATGTCACCGCAGGCGGCGTCAACGCGACGATCCCCGCCGAGTTCGAAAAGGACACCGTCACGCTGCCGCAGGCGATCGCGCTGATCGACGAGCGCGCAGCCAAGGGCGGCGGCAAGGCCAAGAACACCAAGACGGCCAAGAAGGCGGCAAAGCCGGCCAAGGCCAAGAAAGCTACGGACAAAGCTACGGAGAAGGCTACGGACGGCGAGGACGCCGCGCCAAAGCCGAAGAAGCCGGCCGCGAAGAAAGCCGCGGCCAAATCGAAAACTGAATCCACCAGCAAGGCGCGCGCCGCCGTGTCGTCGACAGCCAAGACGTCGCCGACCAAGGCCGCCGCCGGCAAGGCTCCGGCCAAGAAGAGTGCCGGCAAGACTTAA
- the rnr gene encoding ribonuclease R, whose amino-acid sequence MKRKNDHGFPDRQAIVAFIKANPGKVGTREIAREFGLKNADRVELKRMLRELADDGTIKKKRHKVSEPDTLPPTLVADITGRDSDGELIASPTEWDEVESGEPPKIRILMPRRPKPGTVAGVRDRVLLRVEPSNEAEGPAYLGHVIKVFDKTKSRILGVFRSLPEGGGRLVPVDKKAADRELNIAAADTHGAQDGDLVSVDIVRSRSFGLASGRVKEKLGSVKSEKAISLIAIYAHDIPLQFSSAAEREAEAAEPANLKGREDWRDVPLVTIDPPDAKDHDDAVHAEPDPDPNNKGGFIVNVAIADVSFYVRPGTALDRDALDRGNSVYFPDRVVPMLPERISNNLCSLVPGEPRGALAVRMVLGPDGRKRSHSFHRILMRSAAKLSYAQAQAAIDGRPDDTTGPLLDPILRPLYAAYACAKRARDERDPLNLDLPERKILLKSDGTVDRVVVPERLDAHKLIEEFMILANVAAAEMLEKKSLPLIYRVHDEPTLEKVHALAEFLETLDVPFAKSGALRPTLFNRVLAQLEGHDYYPLVSEVVLRAQAQAEYSSENYGHFGLNLRRYAHFTSPIRRYADLVVHRALVRALGLGEGALPDSETPESLGEVAAHISVTERRAMKAERETVDRLIAHHLADRIGASFQGRVSGVTRAGLFVKLAETGADGLIPIRSLGTEYFNYDEGRHALVGTRSGTMYQLGDVVDVRLIEAAPIAGALRFELLSSASESAPRGRRPSGPQRRPSFKAHPGRSPDKKRKPAKLKSSKGKKNKGKAKGKKGKAW is encoded by the coding sequence GTGAAACGCAAGAATGACCATGGCTTTCCCGACAGGCAAGCCATCGTCGCCTTCATCAAGGCAAATCCAGGAAAGGTCGGGACCCGCGAAATTGCGCGCGAGTTCGGCCTGAAGAACGCCGATCGCGTCGAGCTCAAGCGCATGCTGCGCGAGCTCGCCGACGACGGGACCATCAAGAAAAAACGTCACAAGGTGTCCGAGCCGGACACGCTGCCGCCGACGCTGGTCGCCGACATTACCGGGCGCGACTCCGACGGCGAATTGATCGCCTCTCCGACCGAATGGGACGAGGTCGAAAGCGGCGAGCCGCCGAAGATCCGCATCCTGATGCCGCGCCGGCCGAAGCCCGGCACTGTCGCCGGTGTTCGCGACCGGGTGCTGCTGCGCGTCGAGCCGAGCAACGAGGCCGAAGGCCCGGCCTATCTCGGCCACGTCATCAAGGTCTTCGACAAGACGAAGAGCCGTATCCTCGGCGTGTTCCGCAGCCTTCCCGAAGGCGGCGGCCGGCTCGTGCCCGTTGACAAGAAGGCTGCCGACCGCGAACTCAACATTGCAGCAGCCGATACGCACGGCGCGCAGGACGGTGACCTCGTCAGCGTCGACATTGTCCGCTCGCGCAGCTTTGGGCTTGCGTCCGGCCGGGTGAAAGAAAAGCTCGGCTCGGTCAAGTCGGAGAAGGCGATCAGCCTGATCGCGATCTACGCCCACGACATCCCCCTGCAATTCTCCTCTGCCGCCGAGCGCGAGGCGGAAGCGGCGGAACCCGCGAACCTGAAGGGGCGCGAGGACTGGCGCGACGTGCCGCTCGTCACCATCGATCCGCCGGATGCGAAGGACCATGACGACGCGGTGCATGCCGAGCCAGATCCTGATCCGAACAACAAAGGCGGCTTCATCGTCAACGTCGCCATTGCCGACGTCAGCTTCTACGTCAGGCCGGGCACCGCGCTCGACCGCGACGCGCTCGACCGCGGCAACTCGGTCTACTTCCCCGACCGCGTCGTGCCGATGCTGCCCGAGCGCATTTCCAACAATCTCTGCTCGCTGGTGCCTGGCGAGCCGCGCGGCGCGCTCGCGGTGCGGATGGTGCTCGGTCCCGATGGCCGGAAACGCTCGCACAGCTTCCACCGCATCCTGATGCGCTCGGCCGCGAAGCTGAGCTACGCGCAGGCGCAGGCCGCGATCGACGGACGGCCGGACGACACCACCGGTCCCCTGCTCGATCCGATCCTGCGGCCGCTCTATGCCGCCTATGCCTGCGCCAAGCGCGCACGCGACGAGCGCGATCCGCTCAATCTCGATCTGCCCGAGCGCAAGATCCTGCTCAAGAGCGACGGCACGGTCGACCGCGTCGTCGTGCCTGAACGGCTCGACGCGCACAAGCTGATCGAGGAATTCATGATCCTCGCCAACGTCGCGGCGGCCGAGATGCTGGAGAAGAAGTCGCTCCCGCTGATCTACCGCGTGCATGACGAGCCGACGCTGGAGAAGGTTCACGCGCTCGCGGAATTCTTGGAGACGCTCGACGTCCCCTTCGCGAAATCAGGCGCGCTGCGCCCCACCCTGTTCAACCGCGTGCTGGCCCAGCTTGAAGGCCATGATTACTACCCGCTGGTGAGCGAGGTGGTGCTGCGCGCCCAGGCGCAGGCCGAATATTCTTCCGAGAATTACGGTCATTTCGGCTTGAACCTGCGCCGCTACGCGCATTTCACCTCGCCGATCCGCCGCTATGCGGACCTCGTCGTGCACCGCGCGCTCGTTCGCGCGCTGGGCCTCGGCGAAGGCGCCCTGCCCGACAGCGAGACGCCGGAAAGCCTTGGCGAAGTCGCAGCCCACATCTCGGTGACCGAGCGGCGCGCGATGAAGGCGGAGCGCGAGACCGTCGACCGCCTGATCGCCCATCACCTCGCCGACCGCATCGGCGCGAGTTTCCAGGGCCGCGTCTCCGGCGTCACGCGCGCCGGCCTGTTCGTCAAGCTTGCCGAGACCGGTGCCGACGGTCTGATCCCGATCCGATCCCTCGGCACGGAATATTTCAATTATGACGAGGGCCGGCACGCCCTCGTCGGCACCCGAAGCGGCACCATGTATCAGCTCGGTGACGTCGTCGACGTCCGCCTGATCGAAGCTGCCCCGATCGCGGGCGCGCTACGCTTCGAGCTGCTGTCGTCGGCCAGTGAAAGCGCGCCGCGTGGCCGCAGGCCATCCGGCCCGCAACGCCGCCCCTCGTTCAAGGCGCATCCCGGACGCAGCCCGGATAAGAAACGCAAGCCGGCGAAGCTAAAATCCAGCAAGGGGAAGAAGAACAAGGGAAAAGCCAAGGGCAAAAAGGGCAAAGCATGGTGA
- a CDS encoding DUF983 domain-containing protein: MVTMSTAPKIWTRETGLVEKRDLWTAMKRGFRGRCPRCGQGKLFRAFLKTADDCAKCGLDFTPHRADDLPAYLVIVIVGHIVVPAILWIETNYTTPVWLSFAAYLPFTFVASLALLQPVKGAVVGLQWALRMHGFDENPPDGIPPV, from the coding sequence ATGGTGACGATGAGCACGGCCCCAAAAATCTGGACGCGGGAGACCGGTCTCGTCGAGAAGCGCGATCTCTGGACGGCAATGAAGCGCGGCTTTCGCGGCCGCTGCCCGCGCTGTGGCCAGGGAAAGCTGTTCCGCGCCTTCCTGAAGACCGCTGACGATTGCGCCAAATGCGGCCTCGATTTCACGCCGCATCGTGCCGACGACCTGCCCGCCTATCTCGTCATCGTCATTGTCGGCCACATCGTGGTGCCTGCCATCCTCTGGATCGAGACCAATTACACCACGCCGGTCTGGCTCAGCTTCGCGGCCTATCTGCCCTTCACCTTCGTCGCCTCGCTCGCGCTGCTGCAGCCCGTCAAGGGAGCTGTGGTCGGCCTGCAATGGGCTCTGCGCATGCACGGGTTTGACGAGAACCCTCCGGATGGTATTCCGCCTGTGTAA
- a CDS encoding NUDIX hydrolase produces MADIAQVTEKAKIHEEKEVDHHPYFRPRDAATLILVDRSGAIPKVLVGKRHDKVVFMPGKFVFPGGRVDKADYRVPCAAPITAELEANLAKGSPKTPASRAKSLAIAAIREACEETGLCLGRKAEGKTPKLDGPWKPFADAGLLPDPSGLFLIARAITPPGRVKRFDTRFFTADASAITHRVDGVIHADAELVELVWVELGSKPLADLHPMTRNVLNELDARLATGPLRHDASVPFFHFYGGKMQKDVLS; encoded by the coding sequence ATGGCGGATATTGCGCAAGTCACGGAGAAGGCCAAGATCCACGAGGAGAAGGAGGTCGATCACCATCCCTATTTTCGCCCGAGGGATGCGGCGACCCTGATCCTGGTCGATCGCAGCGGCGCCATTCCGAAAGTGCTGGTCGGCAAACGCCACGACAAGGTGGTGTTCATGCCCGGCAAGTTCGTCTTCCCGGGCGGGCGCGTCGACAAGGCCGACTATCGCGTGCCCTGTGCGGCGCCGATCACGGCCGAGCTCGAAGCCAATCTCGCCAAGGGCAGCCCGAAGACGCCAGCCTCGCGCGCGAAGTCGCTCGCCATTGCCGCGATCCGCGAGGCCTGCGAGGAGACGGGACTCTGCCTCGGCCGCAAAGCGGAGGGCAAAACGCCGAAGCTCGATGGCCCCTGGAAACCGTTCGCGGATGCAGGCCTCTTGCCCGATCCCTCCGGCTTGTTCCTGATCGCCCGCGCGATCACTCCGCCCGGCCGCGTCAAGCGGTTCGACACGCGCTTCTTCACCGCGGATGCCTCCGCGATCACCCATCGCGTCGACGGCGTGATCCATGCCGATGCCGAGCTGGTCGAGCTGGTCTGGGTCGAGCTCGGCTCGAAGCCGCTGGCCGATCTGCATCCGATGACGCGCAACGTGCTCAACGAGCTCGACGCCCGCCTTGCCACCGGCCCGCTCCGCCACGATGCGTCGGTGCCGTTCTTCCATTTCTACGGCGGCAAGATGCAGAAGGATGTTTTGAGCTAG
- a CDS encoding LLM class flavin-dependent oxidoreductase — MAQRQLKLGAFMRPISIHTGAWRYPGAWPDANFNFGHIKQLIQKLEAGKFDAFFMADHLAVLNMPINALKRSHTVTSFEPFTLLSALSAVTERIGLIATGSTTFDEPYHVARRFASLDHLSGGRAGWNIVTTSNPDAALNFGLDDHMEHAERYKRAREFYDVVTGLWDSFADDAFVRDVESGLFVDPAKMHTLDHNGKYLKVRGPLNIARPVQGWPVIVQAGASEDGKQLAAETAEAVFTGGGSLADGQKLYADIKGRMEKVGRDPEHLKILPGAFVVVGDSVDEAKEKRALLDSRVHYDSAIASLSVILGTDASGFDPDGQLPEIPETNASKSGRQRMVDLARRDKLTVRQLAQRVGGYGGLSFVGTAKTIADQMEEWLVGRGSDGFNIMFPFLPAGLDDFVDKVVPELQRRGIFRKEYEGATLRENLGLPRPKNRFFEA, encoded by the coding sequence ATGGCACAACGGCAACTCAAGCTTGGCGCGTTCATGCGCCCGATCAGCATCCACACCGGCGCCTGGCGCTATCCCGGGGCCTGGCCTGACGCCAATTTCAATTTCGGTCACATCAAGCAGCTGATCCAGAAGTTAGAGGCCGGCAAGTTCGACGCCTTCTTCATGGCCGATCACCTCGCCGTGTTGAACATGCCGATCAACGCGCTCAAGCGCAGCCACACCGTGACCTCGTTCGAGCCGTTCACGCTGCTGTCGGCGCTCTCGGCGGTCACTGAGCGCATCGGCCTGATCGCGACGGGCTCGACCACGTTCGACGAGCCCTATCACGTCGCGCGCCGCTTCGCTTCCCTCGACCATCTCAGCGGCGGCCGCGCCGGTTGGAATATCGTCACGACCTCGAACCCGGACGCGGCGCTGAATTTCGGTCTCGACGATCACATGGAGCACGCCGAGCGCTACAAGCGCGCGCGCGAGTTCTACGACGTCGTCACCGGTCTGTGGGATTCCTTCGCCGACGATGCATTCGTGCGCGACGTCGAGAGCGGGCTGTTCGTCGATCCCGCGAAGATGCACACGCTCGACCACAACGGCAAATACCTGAAGGTGCGAGGTCCCCTCAACATCGCCCGTCCGGTGCAGGGCTGGCCGGTGATCGTGCAGGCCGGCGCGTCGGAAGACGGCAAGCAACTCGCGGCCGAAACAGCGGAAGCCGTCTTCACCGGCGGCGGCAGCCTCGCCGACGGGCAAAAGCTCTACGCCGACATCAAGGGCCGCATGGAGAAGGTTGGCCGCGACCCCGAGCACCTCAAGATCCTGCCCGGCGCCTTCGTCGTGGTCGGCGACAGCGTCGATGAAGCCAAGGAGAAGCGCGCGCTGCTCGACAGCCGCGTGCACTACGACAGCGCCATCGCCTCACTGTCCGTCATCCTCGGCACCGACGCATCGGGATTCGATCCGGATGGCCAGTTGCCGGAGATTCCCGAAACCAATGCCAGCAAGAGCGGCCGTCAGCGCATGGTCGACCTCGCCAGGCGCGACAAGCTGACGGTGCGCCAGCTCGCCCAGCGCGTCGGCGGCTATGGTGGGCTGTCCTTCGTCGGCACAGCCAAAACCATCGCCGATCAGATGGAGGAATGGCTGGTCGGGCGCGGCTCCGACGGCTTCAACATCATGTTCCCGTTCCTGCCCGCCGGCCTCGACGATTTCGTCGACAAAGTGGTCCCGGAGCTGCAGCGCCGCGGGATTTTCCGCAAGGAGTATGAAGGGGCCACTTTGAGGGAAAATCTGGGCCTGCCACGGCCGAAAAACCGGTTCTTTGAGGCCTAA
- the rpmG gene encoding 50S ribosomal protein L33 gives MAKAVTIKVKLVSSADTGFYYVAKKNSRTMTDKLVKKKYDPVARKHVEFREAKIK, from the coding sequence ATGGCCAAAGCGGTCACCATCAAGGTCAAGCTCGTGTCCTCGGCCGACACCGGCTTCTACTACGTCGCCAAGAAGAATTCGCGCACCATGACCGACAAGCTGGTCAAGAAGAAGTACGATCCGGTCGCGCGCAAGCACGTCGAATTCCGCGAAGCCAAGATCAAGTAA
- a CDS encoding alpha/beta fold hydrolase: MSTTETVLLIILVGLVVLILGNIAFQVAAEQKNPPIGVFTVCDGVRLHYIERGDAAAPCVVLLHGNGTMVQDLVLSGLVDRLAQNYRVVCFDRPGFGYSHRPRTRIWTATTQAALFAKALDQLGVRNPVVLGHSWGTLVAIALALRSDSAVSGLVLVSGYYFPTSRMDFWLMSVPALPLLGDLMRYTISPIISWAIMPKLMRTLFAPRAIPPEFKNEFPISLALRPKQLRAAAEESALLIPAAAQLRLQYRGIRCPVRIVHGKADRLIEADQSRRLHEALPRSLLHLVEDGGHMVTYADAPGIADAVAALALTAPARTA, translated from the coding sequence ATGTCCACAACCGAAACCGTCCTGCTGATCATTTTGGTCGGACTGGTCGTTCTGATACTCGGCAACATCGCCTTTCAGGTGGCAGCTGAGCAAAAGAATCCGCCGATCGGCGTCTTCACCGTGTGCGACGGAGTGCGCCTTCACTATATCGAACGGGGCGATGCCGCCGCGCCTTGCGTGGTCCTGCTCCACGGAAATGGCACCATGGTTCAGGATCTCGTCCTGAGCGGTTTGGTCGACCGCCTGGCCCAGAACTATCGCGTCGTTTGCTTCGACCGACCAGGGTTTGGCTACAGCCACCGTCCGCGCACGCGCATCTGGACGGCCACAACGCAAGCTGCCTTGTTCGCGAAGGCTCTTGATCAGCTTGGGGTGCGCAATCCCGTGGTGCTGGGCCACTCCTGGGGAACGCTGGTGGCGATCGCGCTGGCGCTGCGAAGCGACTCTGCCGTGAGTGGGCTGGTGCTTGTGTCCGGCTACTATTTTCCAACCTCTCGGATGGACTTTTGGCTCATGTCAGTTCCGGCACTGCCGCTGCTCGGCGATCTGATGCGCTACACTATCTCGCCGATCATATCGTGGGCCATTATGCCGAAACTGATGCGCACCTTGTTCGCGCCGCGTGCCATTCCGCCGGAATTCAAGAACGAATTTCCGATCTCGTTGGCTCTCCGGCCCAAGCAGTTGAGGGCGGCCGCCGAGGAGAGCGCGCTCCTTATTCCAGCTGCTGCGCAATTGCGGCTTCAATATCGGGGCATCCGGTGTCCGGTTAGGATCGTGCATGGAAAGGCTGACCGGCTCATCGAGGCCGACCAGTCGCGTCGCCTGCACGAGGCGTTACCCCGCTCCCTGCTACATCTGGTCGAGGATGGCGGTCACATGGTTACCTATGCAGATGCGCCGGGAATAGCGGATGCCGTGGCGGCGCTGGCGCTCACCGCACCGGCAAGGACCGCATAG
- a CDS encoding Phasin protein produces the protein MSKRKPAKPSKRPRTAKTAERVQRSKEAIDRSPKENDNLRSVAIAAIESPLKLHDDSRHEAPLVENGAGDLKDDLRQKMRDSDPKQGCGLAAPNMPAYQMKLLEIAQANMHFAFEFGLRLAAIRSPIDFFAVISEFTTRRVDMFGQHSKELAAYPFWRIEPSRELTALRAR, from the coding sequence ATGAGCAAACGTAAGCCGGCAAAACCGTCAAAGCGCCCGCGCACCGCGAAAACGGCTGAGCGGGTCCAACGGAGCAAGGAGGCCATTGATAGGAGCCCGAAAGAGAATGACAATCTTCGCTCTGTCGCGATAGCCGCGATTGAATCGCCTCTCAAGCTTCATGACGATTCAAGGCACGAGGCTCCCCTCGTTGAAAATGGGGCCGGTGATCTAAAGGATGATCTCCGTCAGAAGATGAGGGACAGCGATCCAAAGCAAGGGTGTGGTTTAGCGGCGCCAAACATGCCAGCTTATCAAATGAAGCTTCTTGAAATAGCGCAAGCCAACATGCACTTCGCTTTCGAATTCGGCCTGAGGCTTGCTGCGATCAGGTCACCGATCGACTTTTTCGCCGTCATATCGGAATTTACGACCAGACGGGTCGACATGTTCGGGCAGCATTCGAAAGAATTGGCGGCATATCCGTTCTGGCGCATCGAGCCGTCCCGGGAGCTCACCGCTCTGCGGGCACGATAA